From the genome of Nicotiana tabacum cultivar K326 chromosome 17, ASM71507v2, whole genome shotgun sequence:
ttgaaaagtTTAATTTACAAAagtgaccggatatggacctatgtctaaaagacctcgaatttgagttatgataattccaacaactccgtatggtgattttggacttaggagcgtgtccgaaaaatttatTGGAGggctgtagtggaattaggcttggaatgccggaagttgaatttttgaaaagtttgaccgaagggttgactttttgatatcggggcagcaatccgattttgaaaatttgaataggtctgttatgtcatttatgacttgtgtgcaaaatttgaggtcaatcaaatgtgatttgataggtttcaaagtcgtttgtagaaattagaattttcaaagttcattaggcttgaattggggtatgattcgtggttttagcattgtttgaggtgatttgagggttcgactaagttcatatgatattttaggacttgatggtatgtttgattgaggtccctgggggttcgggtgagttctgggaggttaacggatcattttttgGACTTGGCATGTTGGCTGAAGACTGTTGGTGTGCTTTTTTGGTTTgcttcttcgcattcgtgagtgggccctcgcatttgcgaaggggaaTTTGAGGCATGCAAGatttactcttcgtgttcgctagtgggccatcgcgttcgcgaagaggagctcaGTTGTTCATCGTGTTTGCACTTGggtatcgcattcgcgaagagaaaaATAGTTGGCATGGATtcttgccttcgcgttcgcgaagaggaattcgcgttcgcgagcagtgtctcgcgttcgcgaagagcaaatgttGGGCAGTacgattttgtgcttcgcgaacacgagggacctgtcgcatttgcgaagaggagaggtctggacagaaagtttaagttcagaaaatgggacttcgtcctattttccatttttaacgatttggagctcggattgaggcgattttcgggagattttcagaggaaacaacgggatttgaggcattcggaggccgatttgcgaggcaaaggcatagcagagtaaagaatttcacgttttgaggtaagtaacagttataaatctggtcctgagggtatgaaaccccgaaatttgttatcatgtgattactttggaggtgacgcacatgctaggtgacgggcgtgtgggcgtgcaccgaggggattgtgacttggtccatcccatgaaaactgtaaagttgaataacttgttgttagctctgtgctctctatgtgttgtgaaaatttaactataaatcatgtttaggctacatatTGGTACTGTTGGGACTCACAGAGGTCGTGGACATGTTGAACTATCtacttaattgttgttttgtactcagtcataatttgcttgattattttctcccattctctATTGTTCTTTAacgatgcatcatatcattgttgtttgggctgatttcatgatttgttgagagcccgagagactggagaaattTCTGActaagagaggccgagggcctgattgtgagatattatgtTATAGCACGtaagttatccgtgcggatccttatattatactatagcacatgagttgtccgtgcggatccttatattatatcatagcacgtgagttgttcgtgcaacacgtgagttgtccgtgcagtacatgagttgtccgtgtggatccagatatttatactatggcacgtgagttgtccgtgcaacacgtgagttgtccgtgcagattatagcgcttgggctgtaggagcccctccggagtctgtacacccctagtgagcgcgagtacccattgagtgtgagtgttgagggctgagagccgagtgattgagctgttgtgacgagttgagtatctgttgcctgagaggttgtacttacttttcatttgttgttgcacttagttgctatctgtcattgatgtgaaattctctgaaagattttatatccggattacatgaacttgaactgtataaaactgatttgacttaaacttttggaattgaaagcatgtctactctgtgctggaattactaaaaataaactgtaactgtgtagctcatcattatctttagttccttatttattattgttacttgttgagttggttgtactcatgctacaccctgcacttcgtgtgcagatccatgtgttcccaaacatagcgggtgttgattctctcgcacagttgatttttcggagattcagaggtagttgTCGTATTtcgtagaccttgtctctctttccctatctccttgttacTGTATTTGGCCTCAGATTATCATAGAccatatttttcagacttgtattcatattatatgctcatgtactcagtgacaccagattttggggagtgttcgtatcagtatttatggtattttgtattgtatttaaatattatattttcaaacttaaagagaaattgtggtttatggaGATTATCGGCatgcctagtattaagataggcgtcaacacgacaggttagaattttgggtcgtgacaccaacaataccaacatatagcctaaacatggtttctaacataacttatagtcaaatttccacaacacatagagaacaCATAGCTAACAATAAtttattcaactttatagttttcacgggacggaccaagtcacaatcccctcggtgcacgttcacacgtctgtcacctagcatgtgcatcacctccaaagtaataacatgataccaaaatctggggtttcataccctcaggaccagatttataattgttacttacctcaaaccatgaaattcttattccgctaagcctttgccttgtgaattggcctccaaacgcctccaatctagccacaaataattcgattcagtcaataaaatttattaaaattaattccataagaaaatactaattttccataaaaatctgaaatttagctcaaacattgcccgtggggtccacgtctcggaacccgacaaaagttacaaaatctgaaagcccattcaaccacgagtctaaccataccacttttaccaaaatccgacctcaactcgacctccaaatcttcaaatctatttTTCAAATCCCTTagttcaaatccccgatttacacctcaaaaacatataatctagtcggattattcgatgataattcaatattatggagtagaaatgatcacaagggacttacctcaagatttcccataatttctcgctcaaaaatcgcttcaccagcttttggaaatgtcaaaaataaaaatatcggactcctctgtttttaacattctgtccaggattTTTGCGCCCGCgatgatttcttcgcacctgcggtcttcgcacccgcgacAAAACTCTAGCGCCTGCGATGTCCGCACCTGTGACGGTGCTTGGCCAGCCCATGCATTTTCTCTTTTGCGACTCATGCCTCGCTTCCGCGAGCTCGCACACGTGGCCCTTTTTCGTGCAGGTGTGATCATACTAGATGCCCAGCTGCTTtagctcctcctccaaatccaaattcgatctgttaagcatccgaactcacccgaggccccccgggaccccaaccaaatgcaccaacaagttctaaaatatcatatgaacttagtcgaagcctcaaatcacatcaaacaacgctaaaaccatgaatcatgccccaattcgagcttaatgaaataagaaatttcaatttctacattcgatgtcgaaacctatcgaatcaagtccgattgacctcaaattttgcacacaagtcataattgatataacgaagctattctaatttccagaatcaaattccgatctcgatatcaaaaagtcaactccccggtcaaacttcccaaaacttcatcttttgtcatttcaagcctaattccactacagacttcCATATATTTTTTCGGACAACTCATAAGTCCaaaaaattaccatacggagctattggaatcatcaaaattcaaatatgaggtcgtttacacataagtctacatccggtcaacttttctaacttaaaattttcaattacgagactaagtatctcatttcactccgaattccctCCGGACcagaaccaactaacccggtaagtcttaAAACGACTgtgaagcataaattgagcagtaaatgggggaacggggctgtaatactcaaaacgaccggtcgggtcattaaagagcccctccgaagtgtgtacacatccccagtgagcgcaggtacctactgagtgcgagtgccgagtgctgagcgagtggaaggactgagtgactgttgctctgagaggatgcattgatttcattattgttgtattACAGtcgtcatatatcactgtttttgAAATTTTCGAGAGATATTATCtatgtttcagttgaacttgacatgaaattactgttttggccttaaatgttgaacttgaaagcatgcctaccttcttatgttggaaattactgtaattggacttagttgtgaagctcgtcactacttcagttctttatttaatatttacTTGTTGAGttaattgtactcatactacaccatgcacctcgcgtgcagatccaggtactttcggatACGGCGATTGTTATATCTCAGAGTGTTATCAGTTAGAGACTaccaaggtagctgcttggcgtctgcTGACCTTGACGCtctcttcctttcagttattgtactattctatattttcagacagtattttATCAGTCaaactttgttatcatttagatgctcatgtactcagtgacaccaggttttgggagtattttATGTCGGGATTAGTGAGAATTTTTGTATTgaattatatattatatgttcaaacttaaaagaactatggtttattgaggttgtcggctggcctagtatataaataggcgccatcacgacaggttaggattttgggtcgtgacacaaaacaATGGTGTAactcataaaataaaaaaggcaAAGCAATAGTGTAAGTGGATTTATTGGCAGAATGATGGTAATACAACTACCACTCTTTTCTTAAGCGTACACCATCACACTTTGCCGGATTTGACTATCCATTGGACAAGAGCATCCTCCTTCCCTTTTACCAGCGGAACAAAATATAGTATAAGAGAAGATATGGTACAACAGAGACAACAAATGATGCGAGACAATCAAGAATAATCTGAATCAAGTCCAAGTAGAATGAAATAGTTTACGTAGAAAGGAGAAGATATGGTACAACAGAGACAAGGGGTTTCAGAAATGGCACAGGTGTATCTAAAAGTGACAATTCTATAGCCAACTTGAACTTGAATCaaccttttcttttctgtttaaaaaaaattctcttgAATATGGTATAAGCATTAACTTTTGACACTTCGATTCTGAATGAGGGAACAATTATAAAAACCAAGCAATCTTAGGTTGTTAAAATTATGCAGGCAAATTAAATAGTTCTAAGAGAATTATTTTCTAAAACATGAAACTGAAGGTAGTACAAACATAATGATTGACCATGAAGAGTGTTTGAATGTTTGCTCAAACAAATAACATGCATAGGTAAGGAACTTTCTATAATTCTATGCAGGTACTATACTTTGCAAAACTAATTCCACTGACACAATATGAATAAGAGAAATCACATAAAGCAATAAATTCTAATGCACATATTTGAAGTGCCATTGCAAGCCCGATGATACTATTTGTCTACTCCTTAAGAAATACCAGGTATTGCTTTTTCTGTTGTAACCACAGAAGAAATAGAGCAAACCAGAGAGCACaagtaaattcaaaccaaaaAGGTAGTTTAGATCTACTATTGCATTTTTTCAGCAAGCAGTTTGATCTTTAGTTACAGACTTACAGGACTCCCAAGTTGTAATGTTTGTCTAAAACACGTGTACACAAGGGACAAAACTAAAGTTCAAACCAAAGCATGTGTAGTCCTGTATATTCTCCGAGTTGTACCCTTGATCCATAACCATCTGCGCCGCCATCAAAAGTAGTGTATGTACAAGTCATCAAAAGACATATGTACAAGTAGGCCACATAGTCAGTAAACTGTAAACATTAAGAAAAGACATGCAATCATTATCAAATGtgaaagaataaaatataattttctttttagCTTCGTATTATGACTAAAGAGAGCTTTTAGAGCCAATTTTATCATGTAGTAAGTTTTTTTAATCACCTTGAACATATTTGCAAAAGTGTAGTAGTACAAAAACACCCAATTTAGAGGCACTAAAAAGAATTATGAAGGAAAACAGAATTcaggaaaaggaaaaatatacaaaatttccAGGAAACCAGAGAGCAATGGAGATGGTCGAAGAAGTTGTTCAGTAACATTGTATCCTTCGGATTGTTGTGGTAGATGGATGTAAAGACACTGACAAAGCAATTCAGTATTTGGAGCTTTAGATAATTTACTTTCTATATGATACTATTTAATTCCTCTGAATCTTATTGTGCAAAGTGTGACAAACTTCAAAGTTTCACTTATTATAGTCCTCACCTGAAGAGCTAATATGTACAAAGATCAAAAGATTTAAGTCTCCACCTGTAGTAAAGAAACAACATCTTACAAGTTAGAGAAAACAAGGGAACAAAGTTTGTAGAAAGAGGGAATTGAAGGAAAGTTCAGTCCCCACCGAAGATGGCCATGTACATGGTAAGCACGTTGAACAGTCAAAACGTAGAGTGAATTGGATGAAGCAAACAAAACATTGTGAATTTTTATTCTTTAATCATCAAAGGTTCAAATATACGTAGGAGAACGAGGACACTACAGTTGTGAGGACAGAACTGCCAAGTGCAACACTTTTGTCTGCTCTAGTGCAGAGTATGGTGAACGTTATCTTCTTCCAAGGAGATATATGGGAAACATGGGAAGCAGAGGCACTTAAATGGGCTATGGAATGCACAACTTTTAACAGTACGTGTATTTGAAAATCAACAACATCACGTTCCAAAAAAGTATTAAAAACTTATTTGATTATCTAACGATTTTGGAGTAATATATCAGCTTAGAGTTTCTAGTGACAAAGATAAATCTAATGACTCAATAACGTCCAACACAGTACCTGTATGGACTATAGTTCTATTTGTTGTAGTAGATTCAATGTCTCTTATTATAGAGATTTTCAAATTTTGTGGTTTATAGAAAGAAGCGACATAATGAAACTTTAGTGCAACAACCTATTGGATAGTACTTCCTACAACCTCAattaatttataatcttttgcATCACTTCAAAGAATAATAGGTATCTTTACAACAAATCCATAGTTGCAAATACAACTTCTTTATTTCACCAAATGTCTTACTATGAAGCATGACGGAAAAAGGAATAAATAATTAGCCATGACAAAATTTAGTGTGTTGAGTCTTTCTGATATGTAGTGTTTAGAGAATGAGAAAATTGAAAGTAAAAGAGATGTGCTTACATTGAATCAGTTTGCAATTTAATTAAGAGATTGAGTTTATATAAGAACTAAACGGAATCACGCAATTTGTTCAGATCAGTTAGTGTTGTTTCTTCTACTTATCGCGAAACAAAGAATTACTGCAAAACAAAGAATTACTGGAGATATAAATGAGGAATAATCGACTTAATTCTAGCGGTAGGAATTTTAATAGTTCATCAGTTTTAGTTTTTATTGTCTATACACTCAACCTATTTTTCAATATACGGCGTATTCAAGATGGTTTACTAACCTTCACTTTTTCTTTGCAGGAGTGACTGGCTAAATATTTTGCTTTATGCTAGAAGAAGCATTTTTTCTAGTTGGAGTTGTCCGCTCAGTCTGTTGTCTTTTGCTAGATGATGTAGCTTCTGTGATCAGTTCTTTTTGTTCCTGCGGGGATGACAGATTGCCAAGCTCTCTTTTGCTGCTTTCTCCAGCATTTGTAAAAGTTGATGGTGCTGGCAATTGGAGAGTATCTTGCTTTTCAACATACGACAGAATGAATAGCTTTGCTGGTGTTTCATCCGACGTCCTGGAAAATGATTTCTTTAGTTGTACTTTGAACACTTTGTCAGTAAGACGTTGCCGAATAGGTTGAAGAGGCATCAATTCATTCTGCATTCAAAAATGAGTCCGGCAAGCTCTAACATGTCAGTTGAAGTAATGAATTTAATCAAATTTTAATTCTCGTTTGTACCTTTATCTTAGTTATTTCATAGATCTGTTCAGCTTTCATTGAAAGGAGACTTTCTACAGATTCACCTAATATTGTTGTAATTGTCGATCCACTTATATCTGCAATTTCAACTTGAAATCGGCACCTATTATACAATATCATTGCACGTTATTATGCATTTATAAAATCTATGAGAAAGTACTTTCAATTTGAAAAGCAAACAAAATTATGGTACCTGGGTGTTAACATCGCATGTTGATCGCAATTCAACAGTCGACAACTTTTATTATGGAAGTTCTAACAAATTGCTTGCATTTTGAATACATTAACTCGTAAAACCGCTGCTCATCATCTAGCAGCGACATTTTACCTTCCACATGAAAAGATTGCATCTGTTTAACATAAAGGAGAGCTGATGATTAGTTGAGTTGTTATAATGTTCAACCAAAATATACTGTAGTATATGTTACATGCATACCGCTGGTTGTGACTGAATATTTGCAATAGGTACAGCCTCATCATGTAGCGATACAAGAAGAGGCGATGAAGCTGTCTCTGCAGAACTACTGTGTATATATGCTCAACGTTTCTTCATTATCTTTCACCCTATAAATAGACACACACACAATTTTTGGTGATTTAAATAATTGTCTTTTTGTCCATGACTATATTGATGCAGTACTTTTGTATATTTATCTCATACCAATTCATCAATTCTGCAGCCTGTGGATAGAATGGATTTACCAATATTGCATAATTATATCTTGTTGTCAACGATGTTCCTGTATTGTACATCTATGAGTACGAAAAATTTGAATTCATTAATGTATAAAAGAAAGTTAAAATCTAGTCCATACCAGCATAAGAAGACCGTGCAATTCGTTTTGCTAGGATTACTGGATGTTTGTCAACTTGTGTAGCTAGCTCATTTCCATCAGTTTCAGCAAAATCTTCCCACAAAGTGAAAATACAATGGTGCAGACTATAGAGAGAAAAGAAATAAGTAGCAATGAGCTAGACCTTTCCCTTGTCTTTTACACGaaaaaacaaactaaaaaggTGCTTAACTGGCATCTTCACATTAAGAGCACAAACATATAATCACCAAAATCTATTGTCAACAACACTGTTAATTGTCTTCAAATGTTCAATAAATTCCCTGCTAACAACTAATGGGAATTGAAAATAAGAAACAAAGTAGCCATTTTACTATAAAAGCCAACAAAACTGAAGTTTTAATCTTTGACATCATAACAAACTAAATAAAAGAAATTGACAATTTTCCACCACCTGTACATACTATTTAGTTGCACTCAACTTCCATAGCTTATTTTAAACTTAATCACATAGAGAGTTGTAGTGTTATTGAGAACTAAATGTTTTTCTTTATGTTAGATAAGCTATCTTAGTATTTAGTTGTACTCTACACCTACAGTTTTTTTCCAATATACCTATTATCAATTTGTTTGACTCATAGACAAGTTTTATTAGTTTTTACAGAGTATCCACAATATCTTATATGTGACTACATTGCCAAACCAAGAACTTAGAAAACCACTTAAGAGTCTTCGATTTCCATCAGTGCCATGATACCATTTGCCTAAGTGAACTATTGAAACATGCTATAGGAAACAAAAAAAAGTAACCAATGTCATTAGTTATGAAGGGCATTGGGAGCCTTTACAAGTGGAATCAACATTAGTTATATGGATCTTTGAGTAACAATGAATCCTTTGAAATTAATGGAATAGAAGAAGATGCGCTAAACTGTATGAGTTTGAAGAAAGAAGGAGAAGTTTCGTAAATTGAATAAGAGTGGACGGAATATGTAAAATCCTAGTCCTAACTTTAGAAGGGAGAAGGAAACTTTTCAGAAGCTAGGGAGAGATATTTAAAATTTATACATACCAAGTCTTCAATAACTTTAACAGATACAACGACACATGTCAAGGCGACCCAAAGGATGAAGAACATTGTCAATAACATTTCGAAGTTCATGTGGAAAGGAACAGATCACATACAAAATCAACAAGCAAGCAGAATTATACCTGGGCTGCTGCCATGAAGGAATGGGCCACACAGAACCATTGCAGACACGGGAGAAGGGGAACAAAATTCCAGCTGACAAAAGATCTATTGAATGGAGAATTGACTTTTTGCGGAGATGTTAGGTCAGAAGAATTGGTCATACCCCAAAACATGACATCTTGAGTTATTTTCCCATGTGGGAGATCCTTGTAAAACAGATTTTGCTGGACCACAGATAATAGACAGtggcggatctaggatttctaAATAACGGATGCACCACTACCAAACATATATTTTTCCTCTAGCTTCTGGTGGAGAATGAAGGTATTTAACAGTATTAGAAGTTAATGTCATGCATGATCCCTTTGTCATTCCAACAGAAAAGGTAGAAAATTAATGATCCAGTGGGTTAACAATGCAGGTCTTCAAACAGAGGGGTAAAGTCAAATTGGACAAGAAATTACCTATGTAAGTATGATTCTGCAATCCAATAAGCAAAAGATCTCAAATCATCttaaatcttgtaaaaagaatcTGAGTCGCATTTGAGATCCACGAAAAACCTTGATACCAACCAGCTTATTCATTATCATGTAGTGTGCTTATTTCTAATCTGAACCAGCCACTCATCACGTAAGAGGTACTATGACCAGCAAACATTAGCTCAACTCTTATTTTATCTGCATCTTTTAGGAAGCCTCATAGGGCAGAAAGTAAAATACCAAAGAGAggacgacgacaacaacaacactGGAGGTAGTGTGCATGCACAGCCCTACTCTGCGGCAGAGACGTTAGCCCTGCTCTGGGGGAGAGGTTACATTTTGGCCAAATCTTAATAGttgattttgggccaaaatattactattatattttttaaaaattgccccaaacttttgtattttataaaagaacccaccatttattattttgtaacgataTTACTTTGTCTTCtgggtcatctgatagtgtatcatgtagttcattataaaaataataattttgtatcaaatttatttatgttcaggactatggtttgcgataatataatgaatgttattgacaatggtattgttgggtatttgtgatagtttttagaatttgtgggtataagtcatgtttcatgtttttccaaaccaaacttcacccaaaacagatgtccaaacacattttcatcttcaaaccaaacttcacccaaatcagatttttcagaataaatttgggaatctatggtcAAACGCTAGCTAAAACAACCTCAATGACAAAATGTTGAAAGGCTCCCAAATTTCACTCTCTTCCAGACTTATTTGgagcagtgttttaaaaggcgtagGCTAAGCCGAGGCATTTTACATATGACTcggcgaggcgtaagccccgaggcacgAGGCGTAAGcaccataggtatttaatttttaatattttataagatAATATAATGAccgtaaatatttataaataggatggtttgttcgaggacgaacaaaggtttaagtgtggggtagtgatgtttggcatatttcgatatgtgttgatgttactttacccatgttttaaccacttcttgatgttatttgatctttaaaattcccaacatggtttaattattggttttatgactaattaagttatgtgtgacgatttaaggtgtttggagtgcaaaatatgaagaaaaggtggtctagccagaggaagaagggttggatgcgtcgcatccaacctagaaaaactacatctttcgtgcacccttagcagtgaagtcggcccatagcgtccACCATAGCATCCgagactgggaagtagaagagaagggtggatgcgtcgcatccaccctagcatgcgaagctgagaagtggaggacgaggtggatgcgacgcatccaccctagcatcaatccctgaagctgatttggattagaaataggagaactttggcccacgactttggtacgcaatatataagccaaaaacgcctcttttaggtcatctaacatattgggaagggggaaaaaagccacgacaaagctgtggaggccggaattcatcaagttccatctttctcccaccaaacttagtaatttttatgtttctttatatgatttgttgtttggctaccatgtctatatggagctaaacttcacgttctagggttgtggttctttcatgactattgttattcggatattgattttgactttttgatttatcatattagtttatttattcaatcttgcgcttaattatttaattgcttgatcaccaattgaatactatctacgaatctagaattgaactcgaaagtgggaattctatattgcatataggattgagtagggcaagttcttgaactcgggcatcggggaacggattcgtagttaggatagacatatacctaattgccttgcttggttgatttacaggaattataaatgcgttcttgttgattctaactccatagacatataggcgttaggttagcttgaataggcgagtaagaactcgacagattcttatgagcattaaccctgtcaaccaataagctagataaattagtcggtcaattcaattgaagaatacaataggattgttagatagcccataaccctagatcgttttcattacattgatatcattaaaatctgctctttctctgttcaaagtttattatttatatttttcttatttaattagtttagaataaaatatttttagatttaattcttgtttagataattgggatagtctaatttagttaatagttaatcataagtcctcgtgggttcgacatccgacttttagtcactttattacttgacgaccgcgtatacttgcgtgagtgtgtttggtcgcaacaagtttttggcgccgttgccgggggtgtgtgtgtgtgtgtgtgtgtgtgtgtgtgtgtgtgtgtgtgtgtgtgtgtgtgtgcacgtgcgctccatccccacaaaaaactagtcaaataatttATTATATGCTACTTACAAGCAATATTTTAAAaggtgtggggtagtgatgtttggcatatttcgatatgtgttgatgttcctttacccatgttttaaccacttcttgatgttatttgatctttaaaattcccaacatggtttaattattggttttatgactaattaagttatgtgtgacgatttaaggtgtttggagtgcaaaatatgaagaaaaggtggtctagccaga
Proteins encoded in this window:
- the LOC107831489 gene encoding uncharacterized protein LOC107831489, encoding MLTPRCRFQVEIADISGSTITTILGESVESLLSMKAEQIYEITKIKNELMPLQPIRQRLTDKVFKVQLKKSFSRTSDETPAKLFILSYVEKQDTLQLPAPSTFTNAGESSKRELGNLSSPQEQKELITEATSSSKRQQTERTTPTRKNASSSIKQNI